The sequence CTCTCTAGTGGCGAGAATTTACAAAGCAAGGTACTTTCCTCATGGTTCTTTTCTGAATGCTGAACTAGGACAAAACCCAAGTTTTATTTGGCGAAGTATTTGGGCAGCTCAAGATCTTGTAAAACAAGGAGCTCGACGAGCTATTGCTAATGGTAACACGGTTAGCATTTTACATGATCCTTGGTTACCCAATGACTCTCATCCTTTTGTTTTGTCCTCTAATCCGGGCCTAGTGGATCAATCTGTGGCTAGTTTGATGATAACGGGGGAGCGTTCTTAGGATGTTGAGCTTCTTAATGATATGTTTGAAGAACGGGATGTCAATTTAATAAGAAGTATTCAACTTAGTCACTCTCGGGCTGCTGATGGTTGGTATTGGAATATGGAATCTTCGGGTTTCTACTCAGTCAAAAGTGCTTACAAGTTTCTCCAAGCATCGAGAGGAAATTGGTTATTCATGCAAGATGATAATTTTTGGAAGAAGCTTTGGAAGCTGCCCGTGCCCTCAAAGGTTCATCACTTTCTTTGGAAAGCTTGCTCTGGTTGCCTCCCAACAAAGGTACAACTCCATTCAAAACATGTTAATGTTGATCTTTTATGTCCTTTGTGTAATATGCATGTGGAGACAATTGTCCATGTGTTGGTGGACTGTTCTTTCTCACGGTCATGCTGGGCTTTATCATCGATAAACCAGTCAGCTAATGGTACAAATGCTGAGTTTTGTGACTGGTTTTTTGACATTCTTGCTGCCGGCAGTGAGACTGTAACTTGTGAAGCTGCCATGTTGTGTTGGAGTATTTGGAATACTCGAAATGAAGTGCAATGGCAAAGCAAAAACCGAACTGCTTTGGAGGTGGTTAAATCGGCAAAACATGTCCTTGGCCAATGGaaaattacaaagtttgaaGCTCCTACTGCTATGTTTGCTACGGGGGGTATTTCGAACAGTAATAGTTGGCGTAAACCTGATGACTTTACGGTCAAGGTAAATGTTGATGGTGCCACTTTTGAAACTCAACATAAATTCGGTTTTGGTTGTGTTGCTCGTGATAGTCATGGTAGGCTTATTGAAGCTATCTCTGGGAGTAGATGGGGTTGTGTGTCTGCGGAGATTGCTGAGGTGATTGGTATCAAGGAGGCGCTTAGTTGGATAAAGCGCAAAGGGTGGGATGCGGTGGTTCTTGAGTCTGATGCTTTGGTTGTGGTTCAAGCAATTAATAGCTCAGTTCATATGCCATCTCAATTTGGGTTGTTAGTTGAGGACTGTCGTACTATTTTATCTACTTTAAATAATGTCCTTGTCTCTTTTGTTAATCGTTCTGCAAATAAGGCTGCCCATTGTGTTGCTAGGGCCTCTTATTTATCGTCAGATCAAATGTTTAATGAGCTGAATGCTCCTTCTTTCTTGTGTGATATTGTTCAGGCTGAGGCCTGATTTTAATGAAacctttttattcaaaaaaaaaaaatctaccaTCTAAGTGATAGTTGGTCATATTTATAGGTCTGATGGCATCCCGTGAGAGTTCTACTCGTCTTAGAGAAATTTTAGGGTAGTACGAAAGAGCTTCGGGCGTCGAGGACGACTTGGCTGTTGTTCTGGGGTCCAATATATTTCTTGTCATGAGAAATATTTGGATCTTGCGAGGAGTAGCAAATCTAGCATCTTCAATTTATATGTGATAAGAATTAGAATTTATTTTCAGTGGATATTAATCAGATTTTAGCATTACcattgatatttttatcttaaaAAAGTCTCCTAACATTTACATCttactatatttatatataatccataaaaatatttaaaaatccaGTTATATTTTTGTCTTctattatgtaaaaaaaatccTTTTTTTCTTAATCTCTAGGAGAGTCTATCTAATGTGAATCCTTACATTTTTGTTAAGTAAACCCTTTTTTAAGGAATTAAATCCTTCATTTACTTCTCCTGaacttccaaaaaaaaaaaaatctccaaCATTTACACCTTACTATAATCATCTTTCAtttcataaattataaataaacccACTAACCCTCTCTATTTTCACATCATCAccattcaaaagaaaaaaatgtctttttcaacaaaaattctcttcttctttttactTTCAATTTCTCTAAAGTCAACATTAACATTTGGTGCCCAAAAACCCAATACAGTTTACATCATCACCACAAATAATTTACCCAAAAATAACACAAACCCAGATGAGTTCAAGATCCAAATAAGTAACTCCAAACAAAGCCTTTCTAAGCTTGAAACAACATTGAAATGGGGAGGTAACTACAATTTTGTGGTTAGTGAAAGCACTAGTACATATTATTTGGAAGCTTTGTGGGGAAATGTTATGGCTTCAGTTAATGTGTTTGAGCCAAACAGAGATATTGGTCACCAATCAGTGTTTTGGTTGATTAAACCTAATGGATTTTATCTTAGTTGGGATAATTCTACTTGGGTGCAAAAGGGTGTTTGGGAAACTGAATGAAGatattaaatacaaaaaatccTAAATTAGCTATGGattttgtttgtgtttgtgaTATAAATAACTATCTAATTAATAAGTGTtgtgatattttttattttttgatattggGAGAAGGGGTTTCGAGTTTAGAATCTCGTGTTTGTGAAGcgatatataaaattattaaattatgccTATTACTgtcagttttattttttttttcatgtgtcAAACTAGCACTGACTTCtaaaaaatatgaattattatgaaatatttagtgactaaattcaagtcgaaaATGTCATTTTTGTTTACAGTACACGTAGTAATAGTATGAATTTTTATACtattcttaaaaatataaattgagcagaaaaaaattaaaaaaatacaagaaaaataatataggGTAACTGGTTACTCTATAGAGGTAATGGCTACTCCTCTAATTACCCTAAAGGTAACTTAGTTATTGATTTTCCCATTTTTGttacttttctttttaattttttccacaaaataatttattttaaaaaaagccATACTTTCATAAACTTtgccaaaaaaacaaaaaaaactataaaattgaaaattcttCAATTAAATGAGTATACATTACCAAAACTATTAACTTTTCTTTTTACTTTGTAGACAAATAGGAGAGAGATATATTTAAAACCTTGAAAAAACGAATTCTAGAGAAATAAATGGAATGATTTTATACACGAGTACAACCTTACAAACTAACATTTTGAGCgtgttttgtcctcactcacacactTCCTGAAAAAACTTCCCAAAAAATCACCCATCTTAAAATTATCCCAAGTCAAGTACATttagagttctttcgtgatgaactaccgaaaaacaagacgCACCTTATTAATATAAGTAGTatcaatcaatctatttaagtCATCTTTAACTGTGTaatctcatacctacacagtcttagaatcatcacacttgaccttcctcAGATGATGTATGATTATACAGATCCCGATCTTTCCCCTTCGGTATATTATGCAGAAACATTCTTTTACAATCCCAAAAGAAGGGACTTTAAAAAAGTTTCCGACTCCAACTACCTTCCATGTAGTATCTATACTAGCTAGATTGACAAACTGTCCATCCTACTTTACAAGTTTCAGAATGATTTAGAGTGTATTTGGAAACCCACCTTATAATTTAGAATACGAAATTTTTAATCAAACACAAGCatccaaaattaaaaaacaaaaaacaaaatgaaaCCCTTGTTAAGGGACACTTGCATAAATAGAGTGTATAGGTGGTCTTACACTTGCTTTTATAACAACAAAATCACTACAGTTGTGAACTAAATTTACATCAAACTGACCCCATAAgcaaaaacaaactaaaaaataatgctCTAATCCAATGGGGCCAATCCAAAGACTCATCTCTATCACTTTTgtataagagagagagagagagagagagagagagagagagagagagagagagcacaaTCAACACTCACTCCAGCATAGTAGACTGCACTTCCAACAATCTAAGCTCTTTTCAATTCAATGCTCTGACAGGGGAGAATAAACCATACACCACCACCTATATATACACTCTTGTTCTATAGCTCTATGCAGGTCTCACCGGAAGCACCATCAGAATAAACAAGAAAGAACTGTAGCCCCTTTTTTCGGGTAACCATTAACCAAGTACTCCTATTCTTTACTTTTTACCTTTTTCCTCTTggtaacaaatataatattctTGTTTCTCAATTCAGTCATGAATACAAAATAGGCACAAGTATCTAATCGATTTCTCCCTCCTCTACATCATTTAGAGCCTTAGGAACACAAGGTGGCTCAACTTCCTCCTCTTCTTCATGATCCTCTTTCATGAACAAGCCAAGTTGTTCCAAGGCATTACTGCCCCCGAACTTGAACCCTCCTAAGCCGTCGTGTGAATGATCTGGGCTAGTTTCGTCTACAGAGCTAGGTAACTGCTCTGCAGGGGCAGTTCTAAGCATTTCCAAATCTTCTAAAAACCGTGAATTCTCATTAATTTCAACAGTCTTTTCGATCTGCGCAAACATCATGTGTTCCAATAAAAACCCAAACAGGATTCCAGACTGAACAACAATATATAGTGCAAGCAGTAATTTTTACCTGTAGCAATGCCTGTCGGGCTGCTTCTCTCTCAAGCTCCCTCTTCCGCTTAGCTTCAGCAGCAGCTTCTGCTTCTGCTCTTCTCCGAGCATCTTCAGCAGCTTTTGCTTCAGCTTGTAACCGTGCTTTTTCTAGTGACACGATGGCAAAGttcaaaattaaaacataagtcACTCTACATTTTATTTATTGGGAAAACATTCATTCATTTCACTTTCCTCACACAAAAGTAAACATAaacgaataataattttattgcaACCTTTTCTCTGTTGTAGTTCAAGCTCCTCCCTCTCCCGACGCAATTTCTCAGGATCCTTATCGCCCTAATCCCAGCCAAATCAAAATTGCACAGAAATCACATACTGAGTGGAAAGTCACTCGATAATAGACAGGTCGAAATAGGATTAGTATTAAATTGATACGCACCTCATTAAGAGTTTTTTCACGAGCTCTTAAAATGGTATCGGCGAAACGATTTTTCAATAGAGCAGCCCTGTACTGCTTCTCGGGGGATACCTGCCTCCCACTTGGAGCACTATCcgctaaatttttatatttttttaaggacTGATCAGTGAGATGATACCCCAAAACCAAAAGTAGAACAGTTTTCTTTTCTAACTCTTGTGCTTACCATCTTGGCGGCTCTCTGATTCAACAGAATCTGGCTTTTGCTCAAGAGGTTGTTCAACTTGGTCCAAGCAACTATCAGACTCTGTACAACCTCACAGGAATTagcaaattttataaatatgtaaataaaaCCATGAACAAacttatttttgagaaaatcggaAATACTTAAGCATTTGGAAACAGTCAAACTGTTCTTAAAATCAACAACCATGGACACAAATTAAGAAATAAAGATCAAGGCACACAAGCACTTACGATTTATTTCATGTAAATCACTAAGAGTTGCCATTTTGTCTAATTCAGCTCCAGAGTCCAATGTTTCTGGCACCTTTAAGGACACAACCAACCATTTACTATCACCCCAGAACTCATTGAGTaggaaaataaaagaattaatgAAACCATTGCTTGTGTCAGAAGTAAAAACTATCTAAGATACCTTTGAGGCATCGACCAAAGTTGAGGCTATTGCACCACCACACTCACTTTCTAAAGGACAGCTGGATTCTGAATCTGTGGATCATACACAAGATACAGTGACCAAGTTTTCTCCATATTTTGATAAACTTGAAGGCTTTTTTCTCACATttaaatcatatattttttacaCTTTACAAAAGAGAGATTACAATTAAATTGGAAGTTCAGGTATCGAATTGgagaaatacaagaaaaataaataaataaaaaaccacTAAACAAGCTAAATTTACCACTGGAGCCGGCTGAACTGATACCATGGCCTGTGTCCTTTTCTATTTCCATAGGGGCGCAGCTCGATATAGGAGGGTCATTTGCACCAATGTCAACATACTCATCAGCAGGCTCACTTCCTAAAAATATGCAGAACATTTGACaagaagttacaaaaatatgtcAGTTTCATTAAACAAGCAAAAACAGTGCGCAGAAATGTGAAACATCCAAAAAGAGACTAAAACAAGGAATATACAACAAGACGACCGAGCATCACCTTTGAAATGTTGCATGGATGAATTGCTCAAAGCTGGGTCGTGCAAAAGCTACAAGAGATAATATCAAAATGATTAGCCCATTTTATAAAAGGAAAAGAATGTCTTGTATATAAGTAGGTAAGAAAGCTATAGTTGATACCTCTATTTCACAAGGTTCAGCCTGTGAATGACCTTTCTGCTTCTCTTCCAAGTATTCATCAACAAGCTTACGCAATGTGAACAAGGTTTCATCACTGAGATCATCAATATCAATCTCAATCTCATCCTCCCCAGAGTCCTTGCTTTCTGAACTATTATCCCTCAAGAAATCAATTATATGTACAGGCATCTCATTCTCACCCAGCAAGGATTCTAATTCCTTGCCCAACCTATGTTTCTCTTCGTCATTCATTACTCTTTTCACAGGCTCTGGCCTTACCTCTGGTTGGGTAGGAATCACTTTCCTCTTTTTCGAAGGGGGGTTTGGCTCAGCTATTTCCAAGTCCACAACAGAACCTGATTTTTCAGGTAATGGTTGAGAATGAACTTTTGGCAGCTTTTTCTCAATAGATTTCCACCTCActtcaaaaaatttattaagGGTATCAGCCATAGCATGGACATCATTTCCGGGGGGATTGTAGGTCATTGCGTTTGTGAAAGTAAGTCTCACATCAGCATAAAATTCCATGGGATTTGAGTATGATCCTGAAGCTAACTTGCTCTTTACAGTTCCCAAATCCATCGGATGCTTGATAACAGTAAAATAATCTGGAATATTCAACTTCACTACATCAACCGGGGTATTAAACACCCATCCAAACTGATGAGTCATCAATCGCTTTAACAACGCCTCGCATTGTTTCAACAACATCACATTTGTAGTGTTCGGAGCTGAAGTCCGATTTGTTGATTCAAACTTCCCAGAAGAATTCCTACTCGTTTCAGCTTTCTTACCTCCAGGATTCAAATTTTTAACAGGACCAGAAGTTATCATTGAGGATTTCTTGGACTTTCCAATGGCTGGCACATTCGGTCCACTACTATAGCTGAGCATATTACTGGAAGCAGACCTCGCAAGACCATTAGGCATCTGCGATTCAACTCTCTTCAGAATTACCCGAGTTTGTCCAAGATACTTTCTCAATCTATGCAGCAGATCCTTTCTCTCAGATGGTGACAAATTCGACATGTTAATCACTTGCTTCGGGAAACAGAAATCGGCATTCATATCAGAATTCATACTTGTGCACTTCCTTGTCAAAGCACTTGAGGCCTCAGAAGCAGCAATTTCCATGTCTATTCGTCCTGAGATACCTGAACCTTCAGACTCTCCAGCTGTATGAATGGCATTACCATAATAGCTTCCCGGGTACCTACTTGCCTTGGTAACAGTCATATCAAAAATCACAGCAAATTTGCTCCTTCCCAATTGTTATGGACTTTGTATGGTTTATAACGATAAAATCCCCACAAAAAGATTTCGAATTTCTGCATACGTATCAATCATGGAGCTAAACATTACCATATCAGCTTATCCAAACAAAAACCCCCCAACTCAACACTGATAATCACAAAGAGTTCAACTGGTTTATGAGGATGAAAGATCTAGGTTAACAAAAATTGGGGAAAATGAAGGGAAAGCTAAAAAAAACAGTCCTCGGTCATCAATTTCACCAACTGTATATAAAGATGTAGAATTTCAAACGAAAAACAACCCCCCAAAATAGAAGAAGAgcaaaaattttatattatgcAATGCTCGAGTCAAATTTCTCGATATACCAAAAAACTGAAACACTGAAAGCACATAAATTTCTTTAATTCCAAAACTGTTGCAGTGAAAACTGCCCAGAAATTCTAAAAGGGGAAAATCCCTAATTGAATTGAAGAAATGTTTAGACTTGGAGCTGTGTTGAACAGCAAAATTGAATGTTTAAGATCGtgaactcaaaaaaaaaaagaaaaagaaaagaaaaaccctaaacTATTGATTACCGGTGAGTGGGAGATATCAGAAGAATTGAATTGAAAGCTTCGATCCGCGAGTGTGACGAAAATTGGCGACGAAGAAGAGATTTTAGGGCCTGAGAGTGAGATTCAAAGCCAAAACGAATGAAAtcgaacgagagagagagaacccTAAGCCTTTTCTTAGATCGCGAAAAAAAGTCGGTTGACGCTGTTTTGGGtgttatttaattttactttttatcATATTAACACGTGCCACACATGTGAATGTGTAGACCTTATCTAATCTAAATCTATTGTcaatgttttctttttttagaaaaaaaaaatatggttttttgtATGAATTTTTTGTACACTTTCCTGTTTTGGAAATAGTAAGAAAAATGTACTACGTTTTATGAAGTTTTTGTTGTGGGTATTAATTCAAGTCTTACCTCTAAAAAAATAAGTAAGAGTTGACTTGAATACAAGTGTTTCACTTAATTTGTTAGTATGAGATATTTTTGAAATGTGTTTAAAAACAAAACTATGAAGGAGTTAAGATGAGGTGGCAGCTCAATAAAGTGGAAGAACAGGGCTCAACAGTTTTGTGATGGAAACCATGTTTCATGCTCTTTAGGGGTGTTTAAGATTGCAGGCTATTATTTCGTCTTTCATGTGCTCGGAGGTAGTTGTTTCTTTTCTTCACTCCCATTGatgtttattcttttctttGTGATTGTGGTGAGAGTTTGCATAAAGAAGAATTAGAGGTCTTATTGGTGGTGGTTTGGAGGGTTTGGTTTCATTGTAATAAGGTGGTGCATGAAAATAGGGTGTTAAATGAGGAAGGGGTCCTTGGGTGGTCAATGAACTTCTACCATTGATCTATTGAAGTGAATGTTTCTTCTCCCTCCTCCACGGGTTGCTTCGGCCTTGGTCTTACCTCCAATTGGTGGCCTGAAACTTAATGTGGATGTTGGCCTTTCAGTGGAGAATTTGAAGGTCGAGTGTGGGGTAGCGGTTCATGATTTCTTTGGTCATTGTCTTGCCTCCACATTCATTCTTTTGATTTCTGCAATGATACCTCCGATTACAGAAGCTATGGTTGTGCTTCAATGTTTAGAACTTAAAGGTGGCGTTTGATTGATCTCGGGTACGTGAGGCTATTTCTAATCAGACTCTTCTTATTGTGAAATTTGGTAATGTTATTGTGAAAATCTTTTGGATGTGTTAATGTGTTAAGTTTCTCTCATTGTAATCGGCTTTCTAATTCTATAGCTTATAATTGGCTAAATTGACCCTCTCTCTTGATGTTCTTATATCTCTAGTTGTATTTGAGATTTTGCTCTGCTTGAAAGAGCATTTTAATGATATCCTTATTTTACTCAAAAAAAATGTACCAATTCgtagtgtttatttattttttaaagtttcctttttctttaaggGTAATATAGAGTAATATTTTTTGAGTTACACAAATTGAGATTCGATCCCAAGATACCCCATCACACACACTCCAAGATGCAGTGAGCTAGCTAGCTTAAGTGGTAAATGGTAATATAGTAATCTGCAGCTCAAGTTCTATTCTTCtaatatttttaacaaaaatgtaAATTGGTGATGtattgttaaaataatttacaaaaaaattattccaATAAACCAAGTAAAAAACACAAGATTTACATATATCATCTAtgtaaaaataacaatattaaattatttcttaTGAAATTTGCCAccctaagaaggcattggaaataaaattaaatggaTTGAAGCTAAATCTTTCATTATTTGTAATCGATAAACATATAACTTTATTAATAAGATAAAATTTCGTCTTATGAGCAAATACAATCTAGTAATACGAGTAAGTTGAAGTCTTTTTGAAACTAAGAAgaaacacgttgagagaaataTAAGTTTTTCTAATTGCAacaagtatatatttatatatatataaatataatcataATAAATAGGTGAACTTTCATATGAAAGCTAGGTCTTCATATTATTACATGGGCACACCCCTAACCATTTGTGCGATAACCCTTcataatttgtaattttatgTCAATCGATACATGAATGCTCGACATGCACTTGCTAAATTTGCAGGCGTTTCATTTGCAAATAAAGCATTTAATACATTTATAATTAAtgtgtaattgattaaataaTGATCTAGATTGTGAAAATAAATACTTGCTTTGTGGGTGGCTAGCAATATTCTCAACTTCTCTGACTCTCTTATTGGAGAAGTGGCGACTTGTCTTCTAGCCCTAAAATCAACGATTCGTGGGAATCATTTTTTTGTGATCATAGAGAGCGACTCTGAGACAGTGATCAATACTCTGAAGGGAACTTTTACTGTTTGGGGtattactatttatttatttcaatgtAAAATGCTCTTAAATCTTTTGACTAGCTGTAATTTTTTCGTTTATTTCTAGATTATGTAACTTTGCTACTCATAATGTggctaaatgtgtttttagcgGTCATGTGACTGGTATAGTAGATCTATCCTCCATACTGGGTAGCTTAATTTGTAATGACTGCGAAATCTAACTTCTTTGGTTCTTAATATAATTACACAATTATTCAAAAAGACACATTCAAATTATGGACCTAATCACAATTCTTTAAATAGTGGAGTAGGCAAATAAAGCTTTACTGAACAACTATAATCCATTGTGTCATtacaattttttgttatattatttactaGTTATTGAGTACTCACTAAGTACATGTATTTTGTTTCTTTAGGTGTTTTTAGTTTCCTTAAATACTCGTAATATTGTCTAAATTCCTCTaaacaaattataataaaaaaaaaagttatagcACTATTTTTGGCCGAactcaataaaataaatagagtaTTATTATTAGATACTTGTTGGACAGATACCTAGTACCTTCTAAAAGTGACCCCCTGCAATTTAATCACCATAATTCCACTATATCTTTGGGAATGTCATAAACTATTTTCAAACTTCAAGACATTTGTACAAGTTTGTGTATAAGCGAGTTTAACTTAAAGTTCACCTAACCTAGAGatccaaaaaaaatttacctttttcaatttatacattttttaaaaaaatactaagtgctaaaaaatttatttttttcctatgaatatatgtaaatatatattaaatgttGAACGTGTTTCTTTGATAAAGGAAGAAAAAAGAATTTGAAGCATCGAGAAGAAAGAAGAcagaaaaaaatagtttttaatattttataattttattatttatttttttaattgattaggtatattttaaacaaataattatataacacATGACACAAACAATcacttttttctttattaaagtAATGTAATAATTGCAAATGATAAGAAAAATTGACCACAAATCACCCTAGAAATggccaaaaaaaaacaaaatagcaTAAGAGCAAACAtattttccattaaaaaaaatgtgcaaGCAAAAAATTGACCCAATGAAGAGAATCAAAGAACACCTGTCCTTTCACATctaaattcttttctttttttcttttctatttgatAAAAATtgtcttcttcactttcaccaTACCTAGTACTTTTGCATAATAAGGACTAATTAAGACAAGAACAAAATGTAAAGAGAGAAGGAAAATATAAacactttctcttttttttttctagtactTTTTTTTTAGTTCCCATAACACATTTGCTGGCTTTGCTTACCTCCTCTACTACTGAAACTGAGATCCAAAATTGGTAATAAAGGTCAAAAACATAAGCCCAGAAGAAAGACTCCACACTAAGATAGTGTACTCCC is a genomic window of Cannabis sativa cultivar Pink pepper isolate KNU-18-1 chromosome 9, ASM2916894v1, whole genome shotgun sequence containing:
- the LOC115722677 gene encoding transcription factor GTE8-like, translating into MTVTKASRYPGSYYGNAIHTAGESEGSGISGRIDMEIAASEASSALTRKCTSMNSDMNADFCFPKQVINMSNLSPSERKDLLHRLRKYLGQTRVILKRVESQMPNGLARSASSNMLSYSSGPNVPAIGKSKKSSMITSGPVKNLNPGGKKAETSRNSSGKFESTNRTSAPNTTNVMLLKQCEALLKRLMTHQFGWVFNTPVDVVKLNIPDYFTVIKHPMDLGTVKSKLASGSYSNPMEFYADVRLTFTNAMTYNPPGNDVHAMADTLNKFFEVRWKSIEKKLPKVHSQPLPEKSGSVVDLEIAEPNPPSKKRKVIPTQPEVRPEPVKRVMNDEEKHRLGKELESLLGENEMPVHIIDFLRDNSSESKDSGEDEIEIDIDDLSDETLFTLRKLVDEYLEEKQKGHSQAEPCEIELLHDPALSNSSMQHFKGSEPADEYVDIGANDPPISSCAPMEIEKDTGHGISSAGSSDSESSCPLESECGGAIASTLVDASKVPETLDSGAELDKMATLSDLHEINQSDSCLDQVEQPLEQKPDSVESESRQDADSAPSGRQVSPEKQYRAALLKNRFADTILRAREKTLNEGDKDPEKLRREREELELQQRKEKARLQAEAKAAEDARRRAEAEAAAEAKRKRELEREAARQALLQIEKTVEINENSRFLEDLEMLRTAPAEQLPSSVDETSPDHSHDGLGGFKFGGSNALEQLGLFMKEDHEEEEEVEPPCVPKALNDVEEGEID